The following proteins are encoded in a genomic region of bacterium:
- a CDS encoding cation transporter, whose amino-acid sequence MGHPGHDHHHHGHGHDHGHGHHHGTAATTGRAFLVGIVLNGAFVAVEAGAGLVTGSLALLADAGHNLSDVLGLLLAWGANRLARRAPSLRRTYGWRRSSIMAALLNAVLLLVAVGGIAWEAIRRAQEPTPVPGATVMIVAGIGFVINAATALLFLSSRKHDLNARGAFLHMAADAAVSLGVVAAGAAIVATGWAWLDPAVSLVIAVVILFGTWGLLKESLDLSLDAVPVGIDAADVRACLAALPGVTAVHDLHVWAMSTTEVALTAHLVKPDPGGDDALIARATHELGERFGIAHVTLQWERAGNDCPSAPCAPGPQ is encoded by the coding sequence GTGGGTCACCCTGGGCACGACCACCATCACCACGGGCATGGGCACGACCATGGCCATGGCCACCACCACGGCACGGCGGCCACGACCGGCCGCGCCTTCCTGGTCGGCATCGTGCTCAATGGCGCCTTCGTGGCCGTGGAGGCCGGCGCCGGCCTGGTGACCGGCTCGCTGGCGCTGCTGGCCGACGCCGGGCACAACCTCAGCGACGTGCTGGGACTGCTGCTGGCATGGGGCGCGAACCGGCTGGCGCGGCGCGCGCCGTCGCTGCGGCGCACCTACGGCTGGCGACGCTCGTCGATCATGGCGGCCCTGCTGAACGCGGTGCTGCTGCTCGTCGCCGTCGGCGGCATCGCCTGGGAAGCCATCCGGCGCGCGCAGGAGCCCACACCGGTGCCCGGCGCCACCGTCATGATCGTCGCGGGCATCGGCTTCGTTATCAACGCCGCCACGGCCCTGCTCTTCCTCTCGAGCCGCAAGCACGACCTGAACGCGCGCGGCGCCTTCCTGCACATGGCGGCCGACGCAGCGGTTTCCCTCGGCGTGGTGGCGGCCGGTGCCGCAATCGTGGCCACCGGCTGGGCCTGGCTTGACCCGGCAGTCAGCCTCGTGATCGCCGTGGTCATCCTGTTTGGTACATGGGGTCTGCTGAAGGAATCGCTCGACCTGTCACTGGATGCGGTGCCCGTCGGCATCGACGCCGCGGACGTCCGTGCCTGCCTTGCCGCGCTGCCGGGCGTGACGGCGGTGCACGACCTGCATGTCTGGGCCATGAGCACGACCGAGGTGGCGCTCACCGCCCACCTGGTGAAGCCCGACCCCGGCGGCGACGACGCGCTGATCGCCCGCGCCACGCACGAGCTAGGCGAGCGCTTCGGCATCGCGCACGTCACCCTGCAATGGGAACGCGCCGGCAACGACTGCCCCAGCGCGCCCTGCGCGCCGGGCCCTCAGTAG
- a CDS encoding nucleoside deaminase codes for MSQSTSDVRLMRAAITEAAAGVAAGDGGPFGAVIVREGRVIARAHNQVVGLKDPSAHAEVQAIRAACRALDTFDLSGCEIYATCEPCPMCFAAIHWARLDRLHFGASRSDAAAVGFDDAAIYDVLAGRRPPGFAVNAGVDAEDCRHLLKQWHANDDRIPY; via the coding sequence ATGAGCCAGTCCACGTCCGACGTCCGCCTGATGCGCGCGGCCATCACCGAGGCCGCGGCCGGCGTGGCTGCCGGCGACGGCGGCCCCTTCGGCGCAGTCATCGTGCGCGAGGGCCGCGTGATCGCGCGGGCCCACAACCAGGTTGTCGGGCTCAAGGATCCCTCGGCCCACGCCGAGGTGCAGGCCATCCGCGCGGCCTGCCGCGCCCTCGACACCTTCGACCTGTCCGGGTGCGAGATCTACGCCACCTGTGAGCCCTGCCCGATGTGCTTCGCCGCCATCCACTGGGCCCGGCTCGACCGCCTGCATTTCGGGGCCTCGCGCAGCGATGCCGCGGCTGTCGGCTTCGACGACGCCGCCATCTACGACGTGCTTGCCGGCAGGCGCCCGCCGGGGTTCGCGGTCAACGCCGGCGTCGACGCCGAAGACTGCCGGCACCTGCTGAAGCAGTGGCACGCCAACGACGACCGCATTCCCTACTGA
- a CDS encoding sulfatase-like hydrolase/transferase, producing MAGIISGVKRLFGGNDRPNNIFFIVFDSCRWDAYQAARTPNLDRLGTAEKRYSYASWTSPSHFTFLMGMIPHQSPRGVFASDVYRDEFALWSNRLNIKDVEFGKFVPRLSLPHFLKSQGYRTEGVVSLPVLNPMTSLSQHFDRYELAPSHNDLSIILDGGTVAREGKVPLSVGRIEAKTDQPTFWFLNTGETHYPYLLPGETAGDLPHISGVHGVFKSLDEFLKNPSEVMQDRKQDEFFTPQQFRAFYDKQVTCVEHLDGVVGRLMDRCPDNTYFMIMSDHGELFGEDGYFGHGPIFHEKVFEVFYLEGRLP from the coding sequence ATGGCCGGCATCATCAGCGGCGTCAAGCGCCTGTTCGGCGGCAATGACCGACCCAACAACATCTTCTTCATCGTCTTCGACAGTTGCCGCTGGGACGCCTACCAGGCTGCACGCACGCCGAACCTGGACCGCCTGGGCACCGCCGAGAAGCGCTACAGCTACGCCAGCTGGACCAGCCCCAGCCACTTCACGTTCCTGATGGGGATGATCCCGCACCAGAGCCCCCGCGGCGTCTTCGCCTCCGATGTGTATCGCGACGAGTTCGCGCTGTGGTCGAACCGCCTGAACATCAAGGATGTCGAGTTCGGCAAGTTCGTCCCCCGGCTCTCGCTGCCGCACTTCCTGAAGTCGCAGGGCTACCGCACCGAAGGCGTAGTCAGCCTGCCGGTGCTCAATCCGATGACATCGCTCAGCCAGCACTTCGACCGTTATGAGCTGGCGCCCAGTCATAATGATCTGTCGATCATCCTCGACGGCGGCACGGTGGCGCGCGAAGGCAAGGTGCCCCTGTCCGTCGGGCGCATCGAGGCGAAGACCGACCAGCCCACGTTCTGGTTCCTCAACACCGGCGAGACCCACTACCCGTACCTGCTGCCGGGGGAAACGGCCGGCGACCTGCCGCACATCAGCGGCGTGCACGGCGTCTTCAAGTCGCTCGACGAATTCCTGAAGAATCCGTCCGAGGTCATGCAGGACCGCAAGCAGGACGAGTTCTTCACGCCGCAGCAGTTCCGCGCCTTCTACGACAAGCAGGTCACCTGCGTCGAGCACCTCGACGGCGTGGTGGGCCGCCTCATGGACCGTTGCCCCGACAACACCTACTTCATGATCATGTCCGACCACGGCGAACTGTTCGGCGAGGACGGCTACTTCGGCCACGGCCCGATCTTCCACGAGAAGGTGTTCGAGGTCTTCTACCTGGAAGGGAGACTGCCATGA
- the trxA gene encoding thioredoxin, which produces MANVMEFNVANFATEVTGSDVPVLVDFWAPWCGPCKMLGPTIEQLAGEFAGKAKVGKVNVDDNQDLAAQFGIRGIPTVLLFKGGKQVGSFVGLKPKEELAKALTDAM; this is translated from the coding sequence ATGGCCAACGTGATGGAATTCAACGTGGCGAACTTCGCCACCGAGGTGACCGGCAGCGACGTCCCGGTGCTCGTCGATTTCTGGGCCCCGTGGTGCGGCCCCTGCAAGATGCTGGGCCCGACGATCGAGCAGCTGGCGGGCGAGTTCGCCGGCAAAGCGAAGGTCGGCAAGGTCAACGTCGACGACAACCAGGACCTGGCTGCGCAGTTCGGCATCCGCGGCATCCCCACGGTGCTCCTGTTCAAGGGCGGCAAGCAGGTCGGCAGCTTCGTCGGCCTGAAGCCCAAGGAAGAACTGGCCAAGGCGCTGACCGACGCGATGTAA
- a CDS encoding sigma 54-interacting transcriptional regulator yields the protein MGSRETGTGLARLVGAVRQDSLLELLAALNEGLLVLDPQLRIAAMNPAAEALFGRSAADLAGVPVCRLFGEPACPRDVLEETLLSGAPIVDYQTTIDLGGGRRGHVVLRSASLRGDDGRGLGVALLLGDVTEVTDLRKLVTGRDRFGRLVGRDPRMRELYALITDVAGSGATVLIRGESGTGKELVARALHDNSGRAAGPFVAVNCSALTEQLLESELFGHVRGAFTGAVGDRRGRFAEASGGTIFLDEIGDVSPVVQVKLLRVLQERVVERVGDNRPLPVDVRVVSATHRDLEALVATGRVREDFYYRIKVVTLRVPPLRERREDIPLLAAHALERFAVRDGLPAAPALTEPALALLMAHTWPGNVRELENALDHALVLARGGPVTAAHLPPELREPARGGMAAPRPPAHTTQERELLERALAATGWNRTRAARRLGMDRSTLWRKIREYGLQPTE from the coding sequence ATGGGAAGCAGGGAGACCGGGACCGGGCTGGCCCGGCTGGTCGGCGCGGTGCGGCAGGACAGCCTGCTGGAACTGCTGGCGGCGCTCAACGAGGGCCTGCTCGTGCTGGACCCGCAACTGCGCATCGCGGCCATGAACCCGGCCGCCGAGGCGCTGTTCGGCCGCTCGGCCGCCGACCTGGCCGGCGTGCCCGTGTGCCGCCTGTTCGGCGAGCCTGCCTGCCCGCGCGATGTGCTGGAGGAAACGCTCCTGTCGGGGGCGCCGATCGTGGACTACCAGACCACCATCGACCTCGGCGGCGGCCGGCGGGGCCACGTGGTGCTGCGGTCGGCCTCGCTGCGGGGCGATGACGGCCGCGGGCTGGGGGTGGCCCTGCTGCTGGGAGACGTGACCGAGGTGACGGACCTGCGCAAGCTGGTGACCGGTCGCGACCGCTTCGGTCGCCTGGTCGGCCGCGACCCGCGGATGCGCGAACTCTACGCTCTCATCACCGACGTGGCCGGCTCGGGGGCGACCGTGCTGATCCGCGGCGAGAGCGGCACGGGCAAGGAGCTGGTGGCGCGCGCGCTGCACGACAACAGCGGACGGGCCGCGGGTCCGTTCGTGGCGGTCAACTGCTCGGCGCTGACCGAGCAGCTGCTGGAGAGCGAACTGTTCGGCCATGTCCGCGGCGCCTTCACCGGCGCGGTCGGTGACCGGCGCGGCCGGTTTGCGGAGGCGAGCGGCGGCACCATCTTCCTGGACGAGATCGGCGACGTCAGCCCGGTCGTGCAGGTGAAGCTGCTGCGCGTGCTCCAGGAGCGGGTCGTCGAGCGCGTGGGCGACAACCGGCCGCTGCCCGTCGACGTGCGCGTGGTCTCGGCCACGCACCGCGACCTCGAGGCGCTCGTGGCCACCGGCCGTGTGCGCGAGGACTTCTACTACCGCATCAAGGTGGTGACCCTGCGGGTGCCGCCGCTGCGCGAGCGGCGCGAGGACATCCCGCTGCTGGCGGCGCACGCCCTCGAGCGCTTTGCCGTGCGCGACGGCCTGCCCGCCGCGCCGGCCCTGACCGAGCCGGCCCTGGCGCTGCTGATGGCCCACACGTGGCCGGGCAATGTGCGTGAACTCGAGAACGCGCTGGATCACGCGCTGGTGCTGGCCCGTGGCGGGCCGGTGACTGCGGCGCACCTGCCGCCGGAGTTGCGGGAGCCGGCGCGCGGCGGCATGGCCGCGCCGCGGCCACCGGCGCACACGACGCAGGAACGGGAACTGCTCGAACGCGCACTGGCGGCCACGGGCTGGAACCGTACGCGGGCCGCGCGCCGGCTGGGCATGGATCGCAGTACGCTCTGGCGCAAGATCCGCGAGTACGGGCTGCAACCGACAGAATGA
- a CDS encoding Arc family DNA-binding protein — MSERKAFPLRLSPELYDEIRRWADADLRSVNGQIEFLLREAVARRRAGRRAARPGPDDEAGGSGEPPAI, encoded by the coding sequence ATGAGTGAACGCAAGGCATTCCCGCTGCGGCTCAGCCCGGAACTCTACGACGAGATCCGGCGCTGGGCCGATGCGGACCTGCGCAGCGTCAACGGGCAGATCGAGTTCCTGCTGCGGGAAGCGGTCGCCCGGCGCCGCGCCGGCCGCCGGGCCGCGCGCCCCGGACCCGACGACGAGGCGGGCGGTTCCGGTGAACCGCCCGCCATCTAG
- a CDS encoding SPFH domain-containing protein, which produces MHKEKQIATMSGWAMFFFLMILLFGSIGLLIMALVRHHVVGIVGSSLGLLASLFLLPGLFVVNPNEAVALLLFGDYKGTTRQGGMRYTNPFYTKMKLSLKARNLNGDRLKVNDLSGNPIEIAAVVVWRVHDTAEALFEVENFEHYVKIQSESAVRHLASAYPYDAGDDEVSLRGATDSVSEHLQRELQERLGKAGVEVMEARLAHLAYAPEIAHAMLQRQQASAVVAARKKIVEGAVGMVEMALQELNTRDLVHLDDERKAAMVSNLLVVLCSDHSVQPVVNTGTLYT; this is translated from the coding sequence ATGCACAAGGAAAAACAGATCGCCACGATGTCCGGCTGGGCCATGTTCTTCTTCCTGATGATCCTGCTGTTCGGCTCGATCGGCCTGCTCATCATGGCGCTGGTCCGGCACCACGTCGTCGGGATCGTCGGCAGCTCGCTGGGCCTGCTCGCCTCGCTGTTCCTGCTGCCCGGCCTGTTCGTGGTCAACCCGAACGAGGCCGTCGCCCTGCTGCTGTTCGGCGACTACAAGGGCACCACGCGCCAGGGCGGCATGCGCTACACGAATCCGTTCTACACGAAGATGAAGCTGTCGCTGAAGGCGCGGAACCTCAACGGCGACCGCCTGAAGGTGAACGACCTGTCGGGCAACCCGATCGAGATCGCCGCGGTGGTCGTCTGGCGCGTGCACGACACGGCCGAAGCCCTGTTCGAGGTGGAGAACTTCGAGCACTACGTGAAGATCCAGAGCGAGTCGGCGGTGCGCCATCTGGCGAGCGCCTACCCCTACGACGCCGGCGATGACGAAGTGAGCCTGCGCGGCGCCACCGACTCGGTGAGCGAGCATCTGCAGCGCGAACTGCAGGAGCGCCTGGGCAAGGCGGGCGTCGAGGTGATGGAGGCGCGCCTGGCGCACCTGGCCTATGCGCCCGAGATCGCGCACGCCATGCTGCAGCGCCAGCAGGCCAGTGCGGTCGTCGCCGCGCGCAAGAAGATCGTCGAGGGCGCGGTCGGCATGGTCGAGATGGCACTGCAGGAACTGAACACGCGCGACCTGGTGCACCTGGACGACGAGCGCAAGGCCGCGATGGTCAGCAACCTGCTGGTCGTGCTGTGCAGCGACCACTCCGTCCAGCCGGTGGTCAACACGGGCACGCTGTACACGTGA